CCCCGTTGACCGCCGCCACGCCGTCGAAGCGTTTCACCAGGCCCCTTGCCTCGATGGCGAGGGGGCCTGCGACGGGACCGGTCACGAATCGATCCATGACACGGTCATTGCTCCGGGAAGGGGCTTGGCTTAGCGCTGCATCCATGAACGTGCGAGTACCCCCAAGGCGTGAACGGGAACAACCCCGCCTATGGTAAAGGGTGCGTTTACCCCTGAGAGCCTGCAGGATCTGCGGACCGCGTTGGAGCGCAAGGCGCGCGAACTCGGCTTCGTCGCTGTCGGCTTTACCAGTGCGGCGGATGATCCGGTGCGGGCGCGGCGGCTGCACGACTGGATCGAGGCGGGCCATCACGGCGACATGGGCTGGATGGAAGACCGCGCCGATGTCCGGCAGGGTCCGCAATCGCTATGGCCGGAGGCGCAGAGTGTTATCGCGCTGGGCATGGCTTACACGCCGGGCCACGACCCGATGGCGCTGGAGGACGCGCCCGATCACGCGCGCATTTCGGTCTATGCGCAGGGCCGCGATTATCACGATACGGTGAAGAAGGCGCTGAAGGCACTGGCCCGGTGGCTGGTCGAACAGGCGCCGGAAAGCGAGCTGAAGGTCTTCGTGGACACGGCGCCGGTGATGGAGAAACCGCTGGGCGAGGCGGCGGGGATCGGCTGGCAGGGAAAACATACCAACCTCGTCAGCCGCGAGCATGGCAGCTGGCTGTTCCTCGGCGCCATCTATTCGACCCTGCCCTTCGCCCCGGACGCGGCGCATGACGACCGCTGCGGGTCGTGCAATGCCTGCCAGATCGCCTGCCCCACCGATGCCTTTCCGAAAGCCTACAGGCTGGATGCGCGGCGGTGTATTTCCTATCTCACCATCGAGCATGCAGGGCCGATCCCGCACGAATTCCGCGAGGCGATCGGCAATCGCATCTACGGCTGCGACGATTGCCTGGCGGTATGCCCGTGGAACAAGTTCGCCGATGCCGCTGCGCGCCACGCCGCCTTCCTGCCACGCGGTGAACTGGTCGCGCCGCGGCTCGCGGACCTGCTGCAACTGGAAGATGCGGGGTTTCGGCAGCTTTTCAGCGGTTCGCCGATCAAGCGGATCGGGCGCAGCCGCTTCGTGCGAAATTGCCTGATCGCGGCGGGAAACAGCGGCGATGCGGGCCTGCGCGAACAGGTCGACGCATTGACCGGCGACGACGATCCGGTGGTGGCGGAAGCGGCGCGCTGGGCGCTGGACCGCCTCTGACCGCGCGCGTCAGAGCAGGTCTTTCAGCGGACGCTCGATATCGGCGAGGTCGTCCGCGCTCGCTTCCAGCCGCGCCTCGACCAGCTTGCGCCCCTGCGCGTAATCCTTCGTCCGGTTCACGCAATCGAGCGCGATGACACGCCCTTCGCGCAGGTAAACCACGCTGAAGCTGGCCTCAGCCGGATCGCCGCGCATGACGCAGGCATCGTAATCGATCGACAGACCCACCGTCTGCAGGCGCAGGTCATACTGGTTCGACCAGAACCATGGCACGGCATGATAGGGCCCGGGATCGCCGCAGATCGTGGCTGCGGCGACATTGGCCATGTCGTTCGCGTTCTGGACCGATTCCAGCCGGATGACCGCCCCTGCGGCGAAATCGTTGGCATGGGCCGCGCAGTCGCCGATGGCGAAGATATCGTCGAGGCTGGTGCGGCAGAACTCGTCCACATCGACGCCGTTGGAGCCGGCGGCACCGGCAGCGATCAGCGGACCGATGGAAGGTACGATGCCCACGCCGAAAACGACGAGATCGGCCGCGATTTCCTCACCCCCCGGCAGGCGGACGGCATGGGCCCGCTCCCCTTCGCCCGGAATGCTTTCGAGCTGCGTATCGAGCCGAAGGTCGACGCCGCGGGCCCGGTGCTGCGCGGCGTAGAAATCCGACAGTTCGGGCCCGGCAACCCGGGCCATCACCCGGTCCTGCGCTTCCAGCACGGTAACATCCAGCCCCCGCTGCCGCATGACGGCCGCCGCTTCCAGGCCGATATAGCCCGCCCCGACGATGACGGCACGTTTCGCCCCGGCATCGATATCGGCGCGCAGCCGGTCGGTGTCGGCGCGGTTCCTGATAGTGTGCACATTGCGATAATCCGCACCGGAGCAGGACAGCCGCCGCGCATTGCCCCCGGCAGCCCAGATCAGCTGGCTATAGCCGATGGAGCGGTCTTCGCCGCATTCGATGGTCTTGGCAGCCGGGTCGATCGCGGTGACGCCCAGGCCGGTGAGCAGGTCGATCTGCTTGTCGGCCCAGAATTTTTCCGGCCGCAGCAGCAGCTTCTCGAACGGCTTGTCCCCGGCGAGGTAGTCCTTCGACAGGGGCGGCCGCTCATACGGAGGCTCCCGGTCCCGGGTGACGATGGCGATGCTGCCTTCGAAACCCTTCTGCCGCAGGGCGATGGCAGCCTGCGCGCCGCCATGCCCCGAACCCACGATGATGACATCTGCCCGTTCCATGGCAGGGGGAATGTCGCCCATGGCCGCGCCCGTCAAGCTATCAGCGGGCCAGCAGGTTTCGCGCCTGGCTGGCAATCTGCGCCAGCATGGCCGGAGCGACCGGCGTATGCGCCTGCGCGCGGCCGATCATGCTGCCGAACTGGCGGATGGCGGCGGCGTTGTCCTCTGCCCAGTCGGCGACGGCCCCGGCGGGATCGTCCTTCGCCCCCTTGCGCCGCGACAGCCGCTTCAGGAAATCGAAGCGCATCTGCTGGAAGTCCCTGGCGAGGCCGGAAACGAGCAGGCGTTCCCACACGTCCGACGGGTTCATGAGTGCGGCCACGCCCTGCGCCCAGTCGAGACCGAGACGGGCGCCAAGGTCGGTAAAGGCAGATGTCAGCGCGCGCGGATCGATGGCGAGGTCTTCCGACAGCTTGGCCAGCCCGATGGCGCCGTCAAGGTCGAAGAGGTGGGCGGCGGCATGGGCCGATACCTCAGGCGCACCGGCCTGTGCGAATTCGGCCCGCATCCGGGCGGAACGCTGGCGGTTTTCCGCGCCCAGAAGGTTGGCGGTCGCGCGGGTCAGTTCCGCGACCTCGTCCTGCAGAGTGTCGATGATGGCGGACGGGCTGCGCGTGCCGGGGCAGGCGCGCAGCAGGTCGGCCATGTGGATGCGCATGGCGGTGGCGACCCGGTCGAACAGCTGGAGCCGGATGGATTCGGGCATATCGCCCGTGTCCAGCGCGTCCCAGATCTCGTCCATGCCCAACAGCCGCTCCACCGCGACGAAGGCGATGGCCACTTCGGCCAGGCCCACGCCTTCTTCCTCCGCCAGTTCGAAGGTGTGGATGATGCCCATGCGGTTGACGATGCGATTGGCAAGGCCGGTGGCCGCGATTTCGCGCCGCAGGCGGTGTTCCTCGATCTGGGCAGAGAACTTGCGCCGCATCGCTTCCGGGAAATAGTCCAGCAACGGTTTTTCCATTGCGGGATCGTCGGGCAGGCCGCTTTCCTCGATGGCATCCTGCAGCACCAGTTTCGTGCTCGACAGCAGGACGGCCAGCTCCGGCCGGGTAAGGCCCGCGCCATCGCCCGAGCGGCGCACGAGGCTTTCCGTATCGGCCAGCCCTTCCGTCTGGCGATCGAGCGCGCCGCGTTCCTCCAGCGTTTCCATCAGGCGGACCAGCGAGCCGGTGGACTCGGCCCCGCCATGCGAGGCGATCGACAGGGCGAGCGCCTGGAGCCTGTTATCCTCCAGCACGATATCCGCGACGTCGTCGGTCATGGATTCCAGAAGCTCGATGCGCCGCTTCTCGGACAGCTTGCCGGAACGCCGGGCCGCTTCCAGCGCGATCTTTATGTTCACCTCGTTGTCGGAGCAATCGACGCCGGCCGAATTGTCGATGAAGTCGGTATTTATCCGGCCCCCGGCACCGCCCGCGCCGTCCAGCGCGAATTCGATGCGTCCGGCCTGGGTGATGCCCAGATTGGCGCCTTCGCCGATGACGCGGGCACGCACGTCCTCTCCATTGACGCGCAAGGCATCGTTGGCGGGATCGCCGACCTGGATGTTGTTCTCGCCCGATCCCTTCACATAGGTGCCGATCCCGCCGAACCACAGCAGGTCGGCCGGCGCTTTGAGGATGGCCGAAATCAGGGCCTCGGGCTCCATCTCGCCCGCTTCGACGCCCAGCGCCCGGCGCGCGGCCGCAGACAGCTTGATCGTCTTGGCCGTGCGCGGATAGACGCCGCCGCCCTTGGAAATCAGGTCGCGGTCGTAATCGTCCCAGCTGGACCGTGGCAGGTCGAACAACCGCTTGCGTTCCTTCCAGCTTTTCGCTGCATCGGGTTCGGGATCGATGAAGATGTGCCGGTGGTCGAAGGCGGCGACCAGGCGGATGGATTTCGACAGCAGCATCCCGTTGCCGAAGACATCGCCCGACATGTCGCCACAGCCCACCACGCTGACCGGTTCGGACTGCACGTCCACGCCCATTTCGCGGAAATGGCGCTGGACCGAAACCCATGCGCCGCGCGCAGTGATACCCATCGCCTTGTGATCGTATCCGTTGGAGCCACCGCTGGCGAAGGCATCGCCCAGCCAGAAGCCGCGTCCGATGGCGATCGCATTGGCGACGTCGGAAAAGCGCGCCGTGCCCTTGTCGGCGGCAACCACGAAATAGGGGTCCGCCCCGTCGCGGATATGCACGCCTTCGGGATGCACGACCTTGTCGCCTTCCAGATTGTCGGTGATCGACAGCAGCGTGCGGATGAACACCTCGTAGCTTGCCTGCCCTTCAGCGGCCCACCCTTCGCGGTCGGTTGCGGGATCGGGCAGTTGCTTGGGATAGAACCCGCCTTTCGCGCCGCTGGGCACGATGACCGCGTTCTTGACCCGCTGCGCCTTCATCAGACCCAGGATCTCGGTCCGGAAATCGTCGCGCCGGTCGGACCAGCGCAGGCCGCCGCGGGCGACCGGTCCGGCCCGCAGGTGGATGCCTTCGACCCGGCGGGAATAGACGAAGATTTCCCGCCAGGGCAGCGGCAGGGGCAGGCCGGGGACCTTGGCCGAATCCATCTTGAAGGCCAGCGCCTCGGGATCGGGGGCGAAGGCGTTGGTCCGCAGCATGGCCTCGATCACGCCGTGATAGAGCCGCAGAAGGCGGTCGTCATTGATGGCCGCAACTTTGGCGAGGCCGGACTTGATGGCGCTGCGTGCCTCCTTGATCGCCTTGTCGCGGTCGCCTTCGAAAGCGGGATCGTGTTTCGCCCGGAACAGCGCGATCAGTGCGGCCGTGACCTGCGGGGCACGGGCCAGCGCATCGACCACGGTGTAGATGGTGAAGCCCATCCCGGTCTGGCGCAGGTAGCGGTAGATCGCGCGCAGCCATTCGGCTTCCTGCGCGTTCATCCCGGCACCGACGACCAGCCGGTTGAAGGCGTCGTCCTCGCCCACATCGTTGAGCACGGCGGCAATCGCGCTCTCGATGGTGGCGGCGCGGTCCAGCACCGACCGGCTCTCGATCCCGGGCAGGGTTTCGAGCAGGAAGTCGTGCACCGTACCGAGGTCGCCATTCTCGACCGGGTTGGGGATTTCCTCCAGCACGCGGAAACCGAAATTCTCCAGCTCCGGCACGGCATCGGACAGCGGCAGGCTGCCGTGATGCTGGTAAACCTTCAGCCGCATCCGGTCCTGTGGGTCGCCGTCGAGGTGATAGAGCCGGGCGCTGCGCTGGGGGCCGCCTGCATCCTCCTCCTCGTGCGTGCCGAGCTGGCGCAGATTGTCGATGTCGAGCGCCGCCTCGCGCGCGCCGTAGCGGGCGCGGTAGGATGCGGAGAAACCGCTGCCGTAACGCATGGCCAGTGCCGCCGCGCGCTGCGGGGAGACGATGTCGGCCAGTTCCGTCTCGACCGCCTCGCTCCAGCCGCGCAGCATGGATTGCAGGCGTTCCTCGACCGCGGTCTCGTCGACCTGTCGGCGCTGCTGGCGGTTGTCGAGCACGAAGCGGAGCATGGCCAGCGTGCCGCCCTCGATCTCCAGGCTCCAGTCCAGCAGGCTGGCGCCGGTCATTTCCTCCAGCATCCCGGTGATCTGGTGGCGCACAGCGGTGGACATGGAATCGCGGGGCAGCCAGGCGAAGGCAAACACGTGGCGGGCCAGCGGCGCCTCGACCAGCGCGATTTTGGCCCGCGGGCGGTCGACCAGGCTGATCATGGTGGTGGTGATCCGGCGCAAATCCTCCGCTTCGAACCCGACCAGCAGGTCGTGAGGCAGGCGGGTCAGCGCATGGACCAGCGCCTTGCCCGCGTGGCCGAGGGGATCGAAGCCCAGCGTATCCATCAGCTCGGCAAGCTGGGAGCGCAGGCGGGGCACGGCGGCAGGCGGCGCAGCCAGCGCGGCGCTGGTCCATACGCCGGCATGGATCGACAGGGCCTCGACCCTGCCGCTCGCATCGCGGCGGGGGACGATGAACAGGTCGAGCGGGATGCGGCGATGGACGTTGGAGACCCGGTTGGCCTTGATGACCAGGGGTTCGCGCGCTTCATCGCCCTGCCGGTCGAACCAGTCGAAGGCGCGTTCGTAGGATTCTTCCGCCAGAATCTGCTTCGCACTGCGGCGGCAAATGCCCAGCAGGTCCGAATGGCTGCCATCGCGGTGGCGCGTGACATGGCCGAGCTGGGTCAGCATCCCGTCGTTCAGCCATTGCAGCAGGGCAGCGCCTTCCTCGTCGCTCGCCCGTTCGGCAATCGCGGCGGCGTCGGCCGACATTTCTTCCTGCAGGCGCGGCCAGTCGCGAACCGATGCGCGCACATCGCCCAGCGTGGTCAGCAGCGCTTCCTCGATCTCGCGGCGCTTCTTCGCATCGACCCGGTCGGTCTCGAGATAGATCATCGATTCGCGGCAGGCATCGCCGGGTTTCGCCGGCAGGGCGGTCATGCGCCCTTCGCTATCTCGTTCGACCGCGATGACCGGGTGAATCAGGTGGTCGATGACCAGCCCGTGCGCGGCGAGGGTCGCCGCCACCGAATCGACGAGGAAGGGCATGTCGGCATTGACGATCGCGATCCGCAGGAACCGGCGGTCGCCCGTTTCCGAAACCAGGGAGAGGCCGGTCTCGCCCGCTTTCCGCAGCGATGCGGCATCGAACAGGAACCGCGCGGCGGCCTGCAATTCGGTCCCGGTAAACGGTGTATCGCTGGGAAGGAGGGAGGCCTTGAGCCGCTTGGCAAGCTCCTTCTGCAAGGCGGCTGCCTGTTTGGAAGGTGCGGATTTTTCTGCGTTGTTCTTGGACCCCATGGGGTGGCCTGCTCCCTTGCGCGGGTTCCGGTGCGGTCCCGACGCATGGCCGGATAGAATGTTGCGTGATGGGCGGCAAGCTTTGCGAAACGTAGCGGAAGGTGGCGCGCTGCCAGTCGCCGCCTGCGGACGATGAAGTGAAGTTTTCGAGCACTGTGCGCCCGCAAACCGGCGCTGCTTTCTACAACAGGATCAGTGGCTGCGTATCTGGTTGTCCCAACGCTTCCCTCGGCGGATCACCGTCGGGCACGGCGCCGGGACACGCTGCCACCGGTCCCCAGTGCCGCGCGGCCCGGATGCACCCCCCCAAGGTCGCACAGGCTTGCACCTGCCGGCACGCGCCGGGGCTCGCCCGGTCTAGCCGATCGCTTCGGCGGTCAGGCGGACCGAGCGGGCCCTGGCCTCGGGATCGAAGGTCGCGCCCGACGCGACGATCTCGTCCGCGCCGGTGCGCTGCACGAAAGCGGCGATGGCGGAGGCGACCTGCGACGGGGTGCCGATGGCGGATGCCTGGTCGAGATTAGCCAGCATAGCCTTTGCGGGCGCGGGCAGCGTGTCGCGGTATCCCTCGACCGGCGGTTGCAGCTTGCCAGGATTGCCGGTTCTGAGGTTGACGAAGGCCTGTGCCTGGCTGGTCGCGATCAGGTGCGCCTCTGCCTCGTTTTCGGCACAGAAGATCGTCATCGCGGCCATCACATGGGGCTCGGGGCACTGCGCGCTCGGCTGGAAATCGCGGCGATAGACCTCCAGCGCGGCATCGAGATGGTCGGGCGCGAAATGGCTGGCAAAGGCATAGGGAAGGCCCAGCCGCGCGGCGAGCTGCGCGCCGAACAGGCTGGACCCCAGCATCCACATCTCGACATCGGCGCCGTAACCCGGCGTAGCCTTGACCGGCATTTCCGGTTCGCCCGTGAACAGGGCACGCAGTTCCGCCACGTCCTGCGGGAAATATTCCGACGCGGCGCGCAAATCCTTGCGAAGGGCCCGCTGCAATTCCGGTCCGGCGCCGGGCGCGCGGCCCAGGCCGAGATCGATCCGGCCGGGGAACAGCGCATCGAGCGTTCCGAACTGCTCGGCAATCTGGAACGGGGTATGGTTGGGCAGCATGATGCCGCCCGACCCGATACGGATGGCATTCGTCGCATTGCCGATATGCGCCAGCACGACGGAGGTCGCGCCGCCTGCAATGCCGGGCATGGCGTGATGTTCCGCCACCCAGAATCTGTGGCAGCCTGCCTCTTCGGCCGCGCGGGCGAGATCGGTCGTCGCCTGCATCGCTTCTGCCGGGCCCTGCCCTTCGCGGACGGGAACGAGATCGAGAACGGAAAGTCTGGTCATGCGGCATCCTCCACGATGGTGATAAGGCGGGCGATATCTTCCTCGCGGCTGAGCCTGTGGTCGCCGCCCTTGACCAGCGTCACCACGACGTCCCGGCTTTCGAGCGCATCTGCAAGACGCAGGCTTGTCTCCCACGGGACATCGGCATCGGCCTGCCCGTGCAGCAGGCGCACGGGGCAGGTGATGGGGATGGGCGATCCCAGCAGGAGGTTGTCCTGCCCGTCCGCGAAGAAGCCGGGGTGCATCGGCGTCGGTTCCGGGCCGTAGGGGTTGGGGTCGAAGACGGTCTCGCCGCGGCCGAGCGTTTCCTTGTCTTCTTCGCTGCGGCCCCAGTCCGTGAAATCGGGCGCGGATGCGATGCCGACCAGCCCTGCCAGCCGCTGGCCCAGCGCCATGCCGACCATCAGCATCAGCCAGCCGCCCATGGACGACCCCACCATCAGGACCGGGCCTGCAACATGGGCGTCGATCAGCGCGAGCACCTCGTCCCGCCAGCGGCCGAGCGTGCCGTCTGCGAAGTCGCCGCTGCTCTGGCCGCATCCGGAATAATCCATCAGCAGGCAGCCGCGTCCGGTGCTGGCGCAGTGGTCGAAAAGCGCAGTCGCCTTGCCGCCGGCCATGTCCGACATGTAGCCGGGGAGGAAGACCAGCGTCGGGCGCGCATTGTCCGGGGATGGCTCCGCCAGGCGGAAGGCGATGCGGCGCCCATCGGGCAGGTCGCGATATCGGATGTCGGTCATGGCGCATGCCATGTCGGGGCGGCCGGCATGCTTCGCAAGGCCAGCGGCGGCGGCTGCGTCAGAAGAACTCGAATTCCTCCACGTCCTCGTCCTGGTCGCACATGATCTTGAGCGCGGCGAATTCTGTCTGCGTCAGCACCGGGCGATACTCCGCATCCTCGCGGGCACTGTCGCGATATGCCTTCGCCCGCTCTCCGGGGGCGGGGTGGCTGGCGATCCAGCCGATCAAGCCCGGTTCGTCATTGTCTCCGGCATCGCCGGTTGTATTCTCGTTGGGGCCTTCTTCGTCCCCGCCGCCGCCCAGCCGTTCGAAGAAGGCAGCCGCACCAAGCGGCGAGATGTTGCTCTGCGTCATGCGGGCACGGGCATACTCGTCCGCTTCCCGCTCCGCCTCGCGCGAATAGCCGAGGCTGGCGACCCCGAACGCCGTGTTGCCGACCCCGGAATTGGAGCCCGCCAGCAGGATCGACAGGCCGAACTGCCGCAGGATAGAGGTCATGACATGGCGCTCGCGGACATGGCCGACCTCGTGTCCCAGCACGCCCGCCAGCTCTTCCGGCGTTTCGGCCTGCTGGACCAGCCCGTCGAACAGCAGCACCTGCCCGCCGGGCAGCGCGACTGCATTGACCATGCCCATGTTAGCGATGCCTGCCCGCACCTTATCGGTTTCGGGATCGACCGCGTCCAGCAGCTTTGCCAGCGCGGCATCGCCTTCCGGCGTGTGGCAGATCTTGCCCCCCAGATCGCCCACCATCGCATTGCCGATCTGCCGTTCCCAGGCGGGCGGGACCATCGGGCCCAGCCATTCGGGCGCGGTCATGAACAGGGCGACGCAGCCCGCGCTGGCCGCGGCAAAAGCGATCGCCGCCTTGCCCAGCCCTATCCGGTCGATCCACCGGCCATAGCGCGTCGGCGCGGGCAGGGCGGATGCGAGAGCCGGGGGCAGGTCGCGGGGAAGGCGCAGCCGGAAATCGGGCACACTTTCGCGCTTGTAGACGGTTTCCGCCTGCAGGCTCTCGCCATAGACCAGGTCGCCGGGGGGAACGGTTTCGGAATTGCCGGCCCGGTCCTGCAGGACCAGCGATCCTGTCTCGTCCAGCCACGCCGTACCGTCCCTCCGCACGGCGGACAGACCGTCATACCAGCTTACCGAGACCGCCTGTCCCTCCACCGCTTAGATGGCCCCCACGTCGAAGGCGTCGAGCAGGCCCTCGCCGTGGCCTGCCGTCGCGGTCTGCGACTGGGTCAGTTCGTCCAGCAGGATCTCGCCGCGTGCATCCATGTGCACGATGAAGAATTTCCAGTGCCGATAGGACAGGAAGATATACCCCACGCCCAGCGTCAGGGCGACCAGCGCCACGTCGCCCAGGATCAGCTTGAACCAGTCCATGGTGGACGCATTGAATTCGAACTGCACATCACCCCAGTGCGTGGCGCCCACCGCCTCGCGGTAGAACGCGGCATAGAACGCCACTGCGATCAGGCCCAGCGCCAGGTAGATGCCGAGAATACCGACGAATATCGCGATGATGAAACCGGGCGCCAGTTCGGGACTGTCGAACGCCTCGCTTCCCATGCCCATGAAGGCGGCGGCCATCGTTCCGCCCGCAATGATGAAGACGAACGGCATGAGGTAGAACAGCAGGAACCGCTTGAAGACCGGCACCGGGTCCGCATTGGCCTCGAAACCGTAGGGGCCGAAACTCATCTTGCTCCAGCGCTCGTTCCACAGGCTGGTCATCGACCAGGGGATCAGCAGGCCGAGCGGGAGATAGCCGAAGATCGTCTTCCACATGTAGGACAGGCCGAACCGGAAGCCGCGATCGTCGCTGCCGCCGCGAATGCCGCGCCAGCGAGTGCGCGAAAGCCGGTATCGCAGCGCCCGGAACCGGGCGACCCCGGCGAGGTAGAAGAACACCACGAAAGAGACGAGGGTGATGAGGGAGCCGAGCTGTTCCTGCCCGCGCAGGACCATCGCCTGTGCCAGCTGCGACAGCAGGAAGAACGGCGCGACCAGCAGGACCAGCACCAGCAGGAAACCGATGAACAGCTCCATCCCCGTGCCGTTCCATTCCAGCGTCTCGTCGACGAACCGGCTGCGCGACCAGAGATATTGCCGCTCGCGCGTGGTCGCCCAGAAACGGTAGATGCCCAGCGTGACGATCGTCAGCAACAGGTTGGTGAAGGCGATCGGGGCGAATTCCTGCCACGTGCCCTCGAACCGGAACGCGCTGGTGTCACCGCTCGCCGCGGGCGGCGCGTCCATGCCCGGCGCCCCCGCGCCGTTGTGGTCTGTCATGAAAGAAATTGCCCCCGATTTATCCCGATCCGGTCCCTTGGTGCAGCGACCGGGCGGGCTGCGTCAAGCGGGGGCGTGTTATTCGCCGGGCTCGAAGATCTCCTCGATCGCCAGCTCGAACACGCCTGCAATGGTGAAGGCAAGGGGCAGCGAGGGGTCGTAGCGCCCCGTTTCGATGGCATTGACGCTCTGCCGGCTGACGCCCAGCCGGTTGGCCAGTTCCTGCTGGCTCCAGCTGCGTTCGGCCCGCAGGACCTTTAGTCTGTTCTTCACCAGAGATTACCCCAGTCGCCCACGGTCACCCGGTTGAAAACGGCCCCGAGCCCCAGCCCCGCGAACCAGAAGAACGCCGCGCCGAAGCCGCCATTGCCGGCCGGCACCAGGTCGAAATTCTGCAGCCACTGCCAGATCGTGACGATGGTCAGGCAGAAACCCGTCGCAAACAGGCACTGGCGCACGAACAGCATCCGTATGTATTCGTCGGTCTCCTCCACCAGCAGGCGCATCACGGCCCAGAAGACGCCGATGATGGGAATCGCCGGAGCGATGGCGAGGGCAAAGGCGAGAGGGCCTTCGGGCTGGACCGCGTTGAATGCCGTCTTCGCGCCGAACAGCACCGCGAGGTACAGGGTCATGAGCACGGCGAGGCGGCGAACATAGCGTTTCGTCGCGGGGCTGGAGCAATCGGCCATGGTTCAGCAGCGTCCCTTTACGAACGGCAGGTTGCATTTCTTGCGTGCCGACAGGGAAACGGCAATGGCAGGCAGGGTCAGCATCAGCAAAGTCCCTGTGTCGGCATCGACCCCGCCCTGGCGTATCCCGAGCGCGACGAG
This is a stretch of genomic DNA from Erythrobacteraceae bacterium WH01K. It encodes these proteins:
- a CDS encoding helix-turn-helix transcriptional regulator — protein: MKNRLKVLRAERSWSQQELANRLGVSRQSVNAIETGRYDPSLPLAFTIAGVFELAIEEIFEPGE
- a CDS encoding YjgN family protein, translated to MDAPPAASGDTSAFRFEGTWQEFAPIAFTNLLLTIVTLGIYRFWATTRERQYLWSRSRFVDETLEWNGTGMELFIGFLLVLVLLVAPFFLLSQLAQAMVLRGQEQLGSLITLVSFVVFFYLAGVARFRALRYRLSRTRWRGIRGGSDDRGFRFGLSYMWKTIFGYLPLGLLIPWSMTSLWNERWSKMSFGPYGFEANADPVPVFKRFLLFYLMPFVFIIAGGTMAAAFMGMGSEAFDSPELAPGFIIAIFVGILGIYLALGLIAVAFYAAFYREAVGATHWGDVQFEFNASTMDWFKLILGDVALVALTLGVGYIFLSYRHWKFFIVHMDARGEILLDELTQSQTATAGHGEGLLDAFDVGAI
- a CDS encoding M48 family metallopeptidase codes for the protein MEGQAVSVSWYDGLSAVRRDGTAWLDETGSLVLQDRAGNSETVPPGDLVYGESLQAETVYKRESVPDFRLRLPRDLPPALASALPAPTRYGRWIDRIGLGKAAIAFAAASAGCVALFMTAPEWLGPMVPPAWERQIGNAMVGDLGGKICHTPEGDAALAKLLDAVDPETDKVRAGIANMGMVNAVALPGGQVLLFDGLVQQAETPEELAGVLGHEVGHVRERHVMTSILRQFGLSILLAGSNSGVGNTAFGVASLGYSREAEREADEYARARMTQSNISPLGAAAFFERLGGGGDEEGPNENTTGDAGDNDEPGLIGWIASHPAPGERAKAYRDSAREDAEYRPVLTQTEFAALKIMCDQDEDVEEFEFF